Proteins encoded in a region of the Polynucleobacter antarcticus genome:
- a CDS encoding phosphatidate cytidylyltransferase, giving the protein MLKTRVITALLLLAVLLPTLFLLPTFYLGAFFLVAMIIASWEWSRMIAPGAKWAAWLYAVFCLVIILFLLGMKAVSWQFSVLMMAALFWLFVAPFILAKGMNLPFEKWKPFYSIIGLIILPATWFALVFLRELGLIFLLSSITLVWVADIGAYFIGKAFGKHKLAVNISPGKSIEGALGGLVLCYLYALLCVLYLPLGDTLFGAWAIRFGWVPMFLMVTVLVALSVFGDLFESQLKRLAGVKDSSHLLPGHGGVLDRVDALLPTMPIAALLAGLV; this is encoded by the coding sequence ATGCTGAAAACCCGAGTCATAACGGCTTTACTCCTCTTGGCGGTGCTATTGCCAACACTATTCTTATTGCCAACATTCTATTTAGGCGCCTTCTTTTTGGTGGCGATGATCATCGCTTCATGGGAATGGAGTCGGATGATTGCTCCAGGGGCTAAATGGGCTGCTTGGCTCTATGCTGTTTTTTGCTTAGTGATTATTCTATTTTTATTGGGTATGAAAGCGGTCTCATGGCAATTCTCTGTACTGATGATGGCGGCGCTCTTTTGGTTATTTGTGGCGCCATTCATTTTGGCAAAAGGGATGAATCTTCCATTTGAAAAATGGAAACCTTTTTACAGCATCATAGGCCTCATCATTCTTCCGGCGACTTGGTTTGCTTTAGTTTTCTTGCGCGAGCTGGGGCTAATCTTCTTATTGAGCAGTATTACCTTGGTGTGGGTTGCAGATATTGGCGCTTACTTTATTGGTAAGGCTTTTGGAAAGCACAAGCTTGCAGTAAATATTAGCCCTGGGAAATCGATTGAGGGCGCGCTCGGAGGACTGGTATTGTGCTACCTCTATGCACTTTTGTGCGTACTGTATTTACCGCTAGGAGACACCTTATTTGGTGCGTGGGCGATTCGATTTGGTTGGGTCCCGATGTTCTTGATGGTGACAGTCTTAGTGGCATTGAGTGTCTTTGGCGACCTATTTGAGTCACAACTAAAGCGTTTGGCCGGTGTTAAAGATAGTAGCCATTTATTGCCCGGTCATGGCGGAGTGTTAGATCGTGTCGATGCCTTACTGCCAACCATGCCGATTGCTGCCTTACTAGCTGGATTGGTGTGA
- the bamA gene encoding outer membrane protein assembly factor BamA, translating to MSAQAADPFVIKDIRIEGLQRVEPGTVFSYLPVQVGETFTAEKGADSIKALYSTGFFRDVQIQAQGNVLIVIVEERPTISRIEFTGMKEFDQANIRKSLSAVGVAEARFYDKALIDKAEQELKRAYVGKGLYAAEIVATVTPVERNQVAVYFNIDEGPVAKIQEINFIGNKVFSESTLKSEMQLKTGGWLSWYSKDNLYSKQKLTADLENIRSYYLNRGYLEFVIDSTQVSITPDKKGIYLTVSISEGSKFTVKNVRLAGDLLGKEAELTQLVTLKAGDTFSSAKLTESTKAIAEILGSYGYAFATINPQPDIRRELSEVDLTLVVDPGRRVYVRQVNVTGNAKTRDMVIRREIRQFESSWFDSEKIDLSKKRINRLGYFTETDISTQDVPGSPDQVDVNVKVAEKPTGAVTIGAGFSSTEKLILSAGINQENAFGTGTSVGVNFSLGKINQSLALSNYDPYFTEDGISRYTDLFYRSSKPLYYVGDPDYQIKSVGSNIKFGVPYTEVDRVFFGTGIEAYQIQTTVNTPIPYLTYAQSYGIAAPGYPGTLNTYNIPVTVGWSRDGRDSALIPSSGSLQQLSAEVGTPAGNMTFYRVFGQYQKYHSFSKGNILSFNGEVGYGQAYGNNPFPITKNYYVGGIGSVRGYAPGSLGPTFYNPNFGRNQPVGGQSKIVTNVEYTVPVPGSGIDKTLRVFTFVDGGNVYGENINLVLRYSYGLGLSWISPLGPLKFSYGIPIKSLPTDNIQRLQFQVGTAF from the coding sequence ATGAGTGCCCAGGCAGCAGATCCTTTTGTCATTAAAGATATTCGTATTGAAGGGTTACAGCGCGTTGAGCCTGGAACCGTGTTTAGCTATCTTCCAGTTCAAGTAGGCGAGACTTTTACCGCAGAGAAGGGCGCGGATTCCATTAAAGCGCTGTACAGCACTGGCTTTTTCCGAGATGTACAGATTCAGGCGCAAGGCAATGTCTTGATTGTGATCGTTGAAGAGCGTCCCACCATCTCCCGAATTGAATTTACGGGCATGAAAGAGTTTGATCAAGCCAATATTCGGAAATCACTGAGTGCAGTCGGCGTGGCAGAGGCGCGATTCTATGACAAAGCGCTGATTGATAAGGCAGAGCAAGAGCTCAAGCGTGCTTATGTTGGTAAGGGCTTGTATGCCGCAGAAATTGTCGCCACAGTGACTCCAGTAGAACGCAACCAAGTGGCCGTGTATTTCAATATCGATGAAGGTCCGGTTGCGAAGATTCAGGAGATTAACTTTATTGGTAATAAAGTGTTCAGCGAAAGCACTCTGAAGAGTGAGATGCAACTGAAAACGGGTGGATGGCTATCTTGGTACAGCAAAGATAATTTGTATTCAAAACAAAAGTTAACAGCTGATCTAGAGAATATTCGCTCTTACTATCTCAATCGTGGTTATCTTGAGTTCGTGATTGACTCTACTCAGGTGTCGATCACTCCAGACAAGAAGGGCATCTACTTGACCGTCAGTATTTCTGAGGGTTCTAAGTTCACGGTAAAGAATGTACGTTTAGCTGGCGATCTATTAGGTAAAGAGGCGGAGTTAACTCAACTCGTCACTCTGAAGGCTGGAGATACCTTCTCCTCTGCCAAGTTGACGGAGAGTACTAAGGCGATTGCGGAAATCCTGGGGTCATATGGTTATGCTTTTGCAACGATCAATCCGCAGCCGGATATTCGACGTGAGCTAAGCGAAGTAGATTTAACCTTGGTGGTTGACCCAGGTCGTCGTGTATACGTGCGTCAAGTGAACGTGACGGGTAATGCCAAAACTCGAGATATGGTAATCCGTCGTGAAATCCGCCAATTTGAGAGCTCTTGGTTCGATAGCGAGAAGATCGATTTATCTAAGAAACGTATTAACCGTTTAGGGTATTTCACAGAGACGGACATCTCAACCCAGGATGTTCCTGGATCTCCTGATCAGGTCGATGTAAACGTGAAGGTTGCTGAAAAACCAACGGGTGCCGTGACTATTGGTGCTGGTTTTTCATCTACAGAGAAATTAATTCTGTCAGCGGGTATTAATCAAGAGAATGCCTTTGGAACGGGAACATCCGTGGGGGTCAATTTCTCCTTAGGTAAGATTAATCAAAGTCTTGCTTTATCGAACTATGATCCTTACTTTACGGAAGATGGAATCAGTCGCTATACCGATCTCTTCTACAGATCATCCAAGCCTTTGTATTACGTTGGCGATCCTGACTATCAGATTAAGTCCGTAGGATCCAACATTAAATTTGGCGTGCCCTACACTGAAGTGGATCGAGTGTTTTTTGGAACGGGTATTGAGGCTTACCAGATTCAGACTACTGTTAATACACCGATACCTTACTTAACTTATGCCCAAAGTTACGGTATCGCTGCGCCGGGCTATCCTGGCACTTTAAATACTTACAATATTCCTGTAACGGTAGGTTGGTCGCGGGATGGGCGTGATAGCGCGTTAATTCCGTCTTCGGGATCATTGCAGCAGCTGAGTGCCGAAGTCGGTACGCCAGCAGGAAATATGACGTTTTACCGTGTGTTTGGTCAATATCAGAAGTACCATTCCTTCTCAAAAGGGAATATCTTGTCTTTTAATGGCGAGGTTGGTTATGGCCAGGCTTATGGAAATAATCCATTCCCTATTACCAAAAACTACTACGTAGGTGGTATTGGATCGGTTCGAGGCTATGCACCTGGCTCTCTCGGCCCCACCTTTTATAACCCTAATTTTGGTCGAAATCAGCCAGTGGGCGGCCAATCCAAAATCGTCACAAACGTGGAATATACCGTTCCGGTTCCAGGCTCCGGTATTGATAAGACCTTGCGGGTATTTACCTTCGTAGATGGCGGTAATGTCTATGGGGAGAATATTAACCTGGTCTTGCGATACTCTTATGGCTTGGGTTTATCATGGATATCACCGCTGGGTCCGCTAAAATTTAGTTATGGTATCCCGATCAAATCATTGCCAACGGATAATATTCAGCGTTTGCAGTTCCAGGTTGGTACAGCGTTTTAA
- the rpsB gene encoding 30S ribosomal protein S2, with protein MSVTMREMLEAGCHFGHQTRFWSPRMAPYIFGHRNKIHIINLEKTLPMFQDSLKFVKQIAANRGTILFVGTKRQSREIIAEEAARAGMPYIDSRWLGGTLTNFKTVKGSLKRLKDMAVAKEAGDWDKLSKKEALTNDRDLDKLQKALGGIQDLNGVPDAIFVVDVGYHKIAITEANKLGIPVIAVVDTNHSPEGVDYIIPGNDDSSKAVLLYTRGIADAILEGKANSVQEILIAVKEGEEEFVEEGKAE; from the coding sequence ATGTCAGTCACTATGCGTGAAATGCTAGAAGCCGGTTGCCATTTTGGTCATCAAACCCGTTTCTGGTCACCAAGAATGGCCCCTTATATTTTCGGCCATCGCAATAAAATCCACATTATCAATTTGGAAAAAACATTGCCAATGTTTCAGGACTCCCTGAAATTTGTCAAACAAATTGCTGCAAACCGTGGAACGATCTTATTCGTTGGCACTAAGCGTCAGTCACGTGAAATCATTGCTGAAGAAGCTGCGCGTGCTGGTATGCCTTATATCGACAGTCGCTGGTTGGGCGGTACGCTCACCAATTTCAAAACAGTGAAAGGCTCCCTCAAGCGTTTGAAGGATATGGCTGTTGCTAAAGAAGCAGGTGATTGGGACAAGCTTTCTAAGAAAGAAGCTTTGACTAATGACCGTGATCTCGACAAATTGCAAAAAGCCCTCGGCGGTATTCAAGATCTGAACGGTGTTCCTGATGCAATTTTCGTTGTGGACGTTGGCTATCACAAGATTGCTATTACTGAAGCAAACAAGCTCGGTATTCCAGTGATCGCAGTGGTAGATACCAACCACTCACCAGAAGGTGTGGATTACATCATCCCAGGTAACGATGACTCCAGCAAAGCAGTATTACTCTACACGCGCGGCATTGCAGATGCCATCCTAGAAGGTAAAGCAAACTCTGTTCAAGAAATTTTGATTGCGGTTAAAGAAGGTGAAGAAGAGTTTGTAGAAGAAGGGAAAGCTGAATAA
- the uppS gene encoding polyprenyl diphosphate synthase, producing the protein MTKHTSSTLTVPEISAIPRHVAIIMDGNGRWASKRFMPRVAGHAEGLRAVRKVVQECVTQGVEYLTIFAFSSENWRRPPEEVGFLMKLFLKSLSGEVSTLAENKITLRMIGDLSRFDPAIQELVKFSEEKTAGGQRLTLTVAANYGGRWDILQAMQKCVALHPNLKPEQVSEALLQPHLSMAYAPEPDLFIRTGGEQRVSNFLLWQLAYTELYFTDTLWPDFDEVELRKAFDWFGQRERRFGRTSAQLAAGVTAEPMSDAV; encoded by the coding sequence ATGACTAAACACACCAGCTCTACTCTGACTGTTCCAGAGATTAGCGCTATCCCTCGTCATGTAGCCATCATCATGGACGGTAATGGTCGGTGGGCCAGTAAGCGTTTTATGCCGCGTGTGGCAGGGCATGCAGAAGGCCTACGTGCTGTGCGTAAGGTGGTTCAGGAGTGCGTCACACAAGGAGTGGAATACCTCACTATTTTTGCATTTAGCTCTGAGAACTGGCGTCGTCCACCAGAAGAAGTGGGTTTTCTGATGAAGCTCTTTTTGAAATCATTGAGCGGTGAAGTATCTACCCTAGCGGAAAATAAGATTACCTTGCGAATGATTGGGGATTTAAGTCGGTTTGATCCAGCGATTCAGGAGTTGGTGAAATTTTCTGAAGAAAAAACTGCGGGAGGTCAGCGCTTAACGTTGACAGTGGCTGCTAATTACGGTGGTCGTTGGGATATTTTACAGGCGATGCAAAAGTGCGTAGCGCTTCATCCCAATCTAAAGCCCGAGCAAGTTTCAGAGGCGCTCTTGCAGCCTCATTTATCTATGGCTTATGCCCCAGAGCCTGATCTTTTTATTCGTACTGGTGGCGAACAGCGTGTCAGTAATTTTCTATTGTGGCAATTGGCTTATACCGAGTTGTATTTCACAGATACGCTCTGGCCTGATTTCGATGAAGTGGAATTACGCAAAGCTTTTGATTGGTTTGGTCAACGTGAACGCCGTTTTGGCCGTACGAGTGCCCAATTGGCAGCCGGCGTAACTGCGGAGCCTATGAGTGATGCAGTTTAA
- the ispC gene encoding 1-deoxy-D-xylulose-5-phosphate reductoisomerase yields the protein MRKIAILGSTGSIGMNTLDVIRAHPDRFQVVALTAGKQIERLAEQCVEFKPALAVVATAEGASRLTQLLYTRNIKTQVLYGPDALVTAVTDSACDTVMAAIVGAAGLVPTMAAAKAGKRVLLANKEALVMSGNLFMQAMKEGGGELLPIDSEHNAIFQCLPNQFTKSSPDQIEPLGVEEFWLTASGGPFRNKALTELSTITPEQACAHPNWVMGRKISVDSATMMNKGLEVIEAFWLFGLPLEKIKVLIHPQSVVHSMVRYRDGSVLAQLGQPDMRTPIAYGLAWPERIHAGVAPLSLIQLANLSFFEPNFSQYPCLNLAFSAARAGGTAPTILNAANEVAVAAFLDEGLPYLEIATVVERTLNTLAPVPANSLELILQVDEQARQIANKIIRDTKP from the coding sequence GTGAGAAAGATAGCCATCTTAGGATCCACGGGATCCATTGGTATGAATACACTCGATGTCATTCGTGCCCACCCAGATCGTTTTCAAGTAGTGGCCCTTACTGCCGGAAAGCAAATTGAGCGCCTGGCAGAGCAATGCGTTGAATTCAAGCCTGCGCTTGCGGTAGTAGCCACAGCAGAGGGCGCCAGTCGTTTGACCCAGTTACTGTACACACGCAATATTAAGACGCAGGTGCTGTATGGTCCTGATGCTTTAGTCACCGCTGTGACTGATTCCGCTTGTGACACGGTGATGGCGGCGATTGTAGGAGCAGCTGGTTTGGTACCTACGATGGCTGCAGCGAAAGCGGGTAAACGGGTCTTGCTGGCAAATAAAGAGGCGCTCGTCATGTCGGGCAATTTATTTATGCAGGCTATGAAAGAAGGGGGCGGTGAACTACTGCCCATAGATAGTGAGCACAATGCCATCTTCCAATGTCTACCCAATCAATTTACCAAATCATCTCCAGATCAAATAGAGCCCTTGGGCGTTGAAGAGTTTTGGTTGACTGCTTCAGGTGGGCCATTCAGAAATAAGGCACTTACAGAACTATCCACAATCACGCCTGAGCAAGCATGCGCGCATCCTAACTGGGTAATGGGCCGAAAGATCTCTGTAGACTCAGCGACGATGATGAATAAAGGTCTTGAGGTAATAGAGGCCTTTTGGCTGTTTGGCTTGCCCTTGGAAAAAATTAAAGTATTGATTCATCCGCAAAGCGTAGTGCATTCGATGGTGCGCTACCGTGATGGTTCAGTACTAGCGCAATTGGGTCAGCCCGATATGCGGACGCCTATTGCTTATGGGCTGGCTTGGCCCGAGCGCATCCATGCAGGCGTTGCGCCACTCAGCTTGATCCAATTAGCAAACTTAAGTTTCTTTGAGCCGAATTTCTCTCAATATCCTTGCTTAAATTTAGCATTTTCTGCAGCACGTGCAGGAGGGACTGCGCCAACAATTTTGAACGCAGCCAACGAGGTAGCTGTAGCGGCATTCTTAGATGAAGGGCTTCCTTATTTAGAGATCGCTACCGTGGTGGAGCGCACCTTAAATACCTTAGCGCCTGTTCCAGCAAATTCCTTAGAGCTGATTTTGCAGGTGGATGAGCAAGCACGCCAAATCGCCAATAAGATCATTCGCGATACGAAGCCTTAG
- a CDS encoding M50 family metallopeptidase, whose amino-acid sequence MQALMTLAAFLVTIGVLVSFHEYGHFLVARLCRVKVLRFALGFGKPIFTYHAKNGTEWVLAAIPLGGYVKLLDGRDSQQSINAEDRLASFDVKPLWQRSAIVAAGPFANFLLAIVLFTVIYVSGVPQLPARLQAPPEQSIAAKMGVLEGDRVIGWQSLSENRPPSLNEFDAVPSWNALRWLLLDAITGERGFALEMESPQGNRFTKVFNSEDLPRIHPEADPLKALGVMPQIVPSSGWIELKLGPIDAIAFAGERVYLITKVSLRLMIGLFTGDTALKQLSGPLSIADMAGKSAQVGWQPFVGFLALMSISIGLLNLLPFPMLDGGQLLYDAWELVAGKRISVSMQEKLQKLGFFLLIFISLLALFNDLQRYLSP is encoded by the coding sequence ATGCAAGCCTTGATGACACTCGCAGCATTTTTAGTCACGATTGGTGTACTAGTGAGTTTTCATGAGTACGGCCATTTTCTAGTGGCTCGTTTATGTCGCGTTAAAGTACTGCGTTTTGCTTTGGGGTTTGGTAAGCCTATCTTTACCTATCATGCAAAAAATGGCACCGAGTGGGTACTCGCCGCTATTCCGCTGGGCGGATATGTCAAATTATTAGATGGCCGAGATAGCCAGCAATCGATCAACGCAGAAGATCGCTTGGCCTCTTTTGATGTCAAGCCACTATGGCAGCGTTCAGCCATCGTGGCAGCAGGACCATTTGCTAACTTTTTGTTGGCGATTGTTTTGTTTACGGTAATTTATGTCAGCGGTGTGCCGCAATTGCCTGCGCGCTTACAGGCTCCACCAGAGCAATCGATCGCTGCAAAAATGGGGGTGCTTGAGGGTGATCGAGTCATTGGCTGGCAATCTCTTTCTGAAAATCGTCCCCCAAGCTTGAATGAGTTTGATGCTGTCCCGAGTTGGAATGCCTTACGTTGGCTTTTATTGGATGCCATCACGGGTGAGCGGGGATTTGCTCTCGAGATGGAGAGTCCTCAAGGGAATCGGTTTACCAAGGTTTTTAACAGTGAGGATTTGCCGCGCATTCACCCAGAAGCAGACCCACTGAAAGCACTTGGGGTTATGCCTCAGATTGTGCCTTCATCGGGCTGGATTGAGCTCAAATTAGGCCCTATAGATGCGATTGCTTTTGCTGGTGAAAGGGTCTATTTAATTACCAAGGTTTCCCTAAGATTGATGATTGGTTTATTTACTGGAGATACTGCGCTGAAGCAGCTGAGCGGCCCATTAAGCATTGCAGATATGGCTGGAAAGTCAGCCCAGGTGGGGTGGCAGCCATTTGTAGGGTTTTTAGCGCTGATGAGCATCAGTATTGGCTTGTTAAATTTGCTACCTTTCCCCATGTTAGATGGGGGTCAGCTCCTGTATGATGCATGGGAGTTGGTTGCTGGCAAGCGAATTTCAGTATCCATGCAAGAAAAGCTCCAAAAATTAGGGTTTTTCCTGCTGATCTTCATTTCCTTGCTAGCCTTGTTTAACGATTTACAACGCTACCTTTCACCTTGA
- the pyrH gene encoding UMP kinase — MPAYKRVLLKLSGEALMGDDAFGINPITIDSMVKEIAEVVNSGVELAIVIGGGNIFRGVAGGAAGMDRATADYMGMLATMMNSLALQDALRQKGVEARVQSALRMDQVVEPYIRPRAIRALSEGKVVIFAAGTGNPFFTTDTAAALRGAEMGVEIMLKATKVDGIYTADPVKEPSATLYKTITFDEAIIKNLQVMDATAFALCRDRKLPIKVFSILKPGALMRVVQGESEGTLVHV; from the coding sequence ATGCCAGCCTACAAACGCGTTCTCTTAAAACTCTCTGGTGAAGCCCTTATGGGCGACGATGCTTTCGGTATCAACCCGATCACGATCGATTCGATGGTGAAAGAAATTGCTGAGGTGGTTAATAGTGGAGTGGAGTTAGCCATCGTCATCGGCGGCGGTAATATTTTTCGTGGCGTTGCAGGCGGTGCTGCTGGCATGGACCGTGCCACAGCAGATTACATGGGAATGCTTGCCACCATGATGAATTCTTTAGCTCTGCAAGATGCCTTGCGTCAAAAAGGGGTGGAGGCACGGGTTCAATCTGCTTTGAGAATGGACCAAGTGGTGGAGCCTTACATTCGTCCACGAGCAATTCGTGCATTAAGTGAAGGCAAGGTCGTGATCTTTGCCGCAGGCACAGGTAACCCTTTCTTTACAACAGATACTGCAGCGGCTTTGCGTGGCGCCGAGATGGGCGTGGAGATTATGTTGAAAGCTACTAAGGTGGATGGCATTTATACCGCTGATCCGGTCAAAGAGCCTAGCGCTACTTTATACAAAACCATTACGTTTGACGAAGCTATCATTAAAAATCTGCAAGTGATGGATGCCACGGCTTTTGCCTTATGCCGGGATCGTAAATTACCAATCAAAGTATTTTCCATACTTAAGCCAGGCGCATTGATGCGTGTTGTACAGGGTGAGTCTGAAGGTACTTTAGTACACGTTTAA
- the tsf gene encoding translation elongation factor Ts: MAAITAAMVGELRAKTDAPMMECKKALTEADGDMARAEEILRVKLGSKAGKAASRVTAEGIVVSFIDGTTGALLEVNCETDFVSKNDDFLAFTANCVKLIAQNNPADVAALLALPMNDSTVDTVRSALIGKIGENIMPRRFKRFTGANKLVSYLHGTRIGVMVEYEGDETAAKDVAMHIAAMKPVALSMADVPAESIAIERSVAVQKAAESGKPAEIVEKMVEGSIQKYLKEVSLLNQTFVKNDKQTVEQMLKAANTTIKGFTMFVVGEGIEKRQDDFAAEVAAQVAAAKGA; this comes from the coding sequence ATGGCTGCTATTACCGCTGCAATGGTTGGCGAGTTACGCGCCAAAACTGATGCCCCGATGATGGAATGTAAAAAGGCCTTGACTGAGGCTGATGGCGACATGGCTAGAGCAGAAGAAATTTTGCGCGTTAAGCTGGGAAGTAAGGCTGGTAAAGCCGCTTCCCGAGTAACTGCTGAAGGAATTGTTGTGTCTTTCATCGACGGAACTACCGGTGCCTTGCTTGAAGTGAACTGCGAAACCGATTTCGTTTCTAAGAATGATGACTTCTTGGCATTCACAGCAAATTGTGTGAAGTTGATTGCGCAAAATAATCCAGCTGATGTTGCTGCTCTATTAGCGTTGCCTATGAATGATTCAACGGTAGATACTGTACGCAGCGCACTGATCGGTAAGATCGGCGAGAACATCATGCCACGTCGCTTCAAGCGCTTTACTGGCGCTAATAAGCTCGTGTCTTATCTTCACGGTACTCGCATTGGTGTCATGGTGGAGTATGAGGGTGATGAGACTGCCGCTAAAGATGTGGCAATGCACATTGCTGCGATGAAGCCAGTGGCTTTGTCGATGGCTGATGTGCCTGCTGAATCTATTGCGATTGAGCGTAGTGTTGCTGTTCAAAAAGCTGCTGAATCTGGCAAGCCTGCTGAGATCGTTGAGAAGATGGTGGAAGGTTCTATTCAGAAGTACTTGAAAGAAGTTTCCCTGTTGAACCAAACGTTTGTGAAAAATGACAAGCAAACAGTAGAGCAAATGCTCAAGGCTGCCAACACGACTATCAAAGGCTTCACTATGTTTGTTGTAGGTGAGGGCATTGAGAAGCGTCAAGATGACTTTGCTGCTGAAGTAGCTGCTCAGGTGGCTGCTGCAAAGGGTGCTTAA
- the frr gene encoding ribosome recycling factor, with product MSATEIKTTTDQKMQKSLEALKTNLAKIRSGRANPGILEHIQVDYYGNPTPLSQVASLGLADARTINVQPFEKTMVAAIEKAIRDSDLGLNPASQGTVIRVPMPALTEERRRDLTKVVKNEGEDTKIAVRNLRRDANEHLKRLTKDKEISEDEERRATDEIQKMTDRAVVDVDKIVSEKEKEIMTV from the coding sequence ATGTCCGCAACAGAAATAAAAACTACTACTGATCAAAAGATGCAGAAGTCTCTTGAGGCTCTGAAAACTAACTTGGCAAAAATTCGTTCTGGTCGTGCCAACCCCGGAATTTTGGAACACATTCAGGTCGATTACTACGGTAACCCCACCCCATTGAGCCAGGTGGCTAGTTTGGGTTTGGCTGATGCAAGAACGATAAATGTGCAGCCTTTCGAAAAAACAATGGTTGCTGCTATTGAAAAGGCGATTCGTGATTCTGACCTTGGCTTGAACCCTGCATCACAGGGCACGGTAATTCGTGTGCCTATGCCAGCGCTGACAGAAGAGCGCCGTCGGGATTTAACCAAGGTTGTTAAAAACGAGGGTGAAGATACCAAAATTGCAGTACGCAATTTACGTCGTGATGCTAACGAGCATTTAAAGCGCCTAACTAAAGACAAAGAAATCTCTGAAGATGAAGAGCGTCGTGCTACCGATGAAATCCAGAAGATGACAGATCGTGCAGTTGTGGATGTTGATAAGATTGTTTCAGAAAAAGAAAAAGAGATCATGACGGTTTAG